One part of the Alistipes onderdonkii genome encodes these proteins:
- a CDS encoding phage integrase SAM-like domain-containing protein, with amino-acid sequence MGRITINGTQAGFSCKKEVSLALWDVKTNRAKGKSEEARTLNQELDNIKAQITRHYQYICDHDSFVTAKKVYNRYVGFSEECHTLMNLFREQLEPYKKKIGIEKAESTYCGLVADYKSLLLFMKSKKNAEDIVIEELEKSFIEDYYNWMLGTCALANSTVFGRVNTLKWLMYIAQEKGWIRVHPFASFECMPEYKRRSFLSEEELQRIIHIEPRYKRQRAMRDMFLFMCFTGLSYVDLKAITYDNIHTDSDGGTWLMGNRIKTGVAYVVKLLPIAIELIEKYRGTDEKKDSPNVSFR; translated from the coding sequence GTGTCCCTCGCTTTGTGGGACGTCAAAACCAACCGGGCCAAAGGCAAGTCCGAGGAGGCCCGTACACTCAATCAGGAGCTTGACAATATCAAGGCGCAAATCACCAGGCACTACCAGTACATCTGCGACCACGACAGTTTTGTTACAGCCAAGAAAGTCTATAACCGCTATGTCGGCTTCTCAGAGGAATGCCACACCCTTATGAACCTTTTCAGGGAACAGCTGGAACCGTATAAAAAGAAAATCGGCATAGAGAAAGCCGAAAGCACCTACTGCGGTCTGGTTGCCGATTACAAGAGTCTCCTGCTTTTCATGAAAAGCAAGAAGAATGCAGAGGATATTGTCATCGAAGAACTTGAGAAATCATTCATCGAGGATTACTACAACTGGATGCTCGGTACATGCGCTTTGGCAAACTCCACTGTCTTCGGGCGTGTCAATACCTTGAAGTGGCTGATGTATATCGCGCAGGAAAAAGGCTGGATACGGGTTCATCCGTTCGCATCATTCGAGTGTATGCCCGAATACAAGAGGCGTTCTTTCCTTTCCGAAGAGGAACTGCAAAGGATAATCCATATAGAACCGAGATACAAACGCCAGCGTGCCATGCGCGACATGTTCCTGTTCATGTGCTTCACCGGTCTTTCCTATGTGGACTTGAAAGCCATAACATACGATAATATCCATACCGACTCCGACGGCGGTACATGGCTGATGGGCAACCGTATAAAAACGGGAGTGGCGTATGTCGTAAAATTATTGCCCATTGCTATCGAACTGATTGAAAAATATAGGGGTACGGATGAAAAGAAAGACTCCCCGAATGTGTCTTTCCGGTAG
- a CDS encoding DUF4465 domain-containing protein, whose translation MKRKLRFLAGACLFTATALFSGCSSDDDFLMDPVDSGTSQTRAVTNSDGTLTITFDDFDPGMLAGPTSAGENLYSYQGYPQVTTIYDNTPEEYLFLSMFNTVGGSTEYSSGGIALSNWNIRSNQSGNTGDWWYSYLNQCSVYNTAVEAEGQNKEAGHSGSNFGVVYGYVDAYNQAWMAKPEFYFNVPRKLVGLWICNTSYTYGVITYGNQFGSTGVATPLKEMKGYFQVNLECYDANGGLIRTYKRLLADYRNGQQQVDPITTWDYWEINAEGVQSVKFNFEGSDSGAYGLNTPAYICIDDITIQ comes from the coding sequence ATGAAAAGAAAATTACGCTTTCTGGCAGGTGCCTGTCTATTTACCGCAACCGCCTTGTTCTCTGGCTGTAGCTCGGACGATGACTTTTTGATGGACCCGGTTGATTCCGGAACTTCGCAAACCCGTGCTGTGACAAATTCGGACGGTACTTTAACTATCACTTTCGATGATTTCGATCCCGGCATGTTAGCAGGACCTACCTCGGCCGGAGAAAATCTTTATTCGTACCAAGGGTATCCTCAAGTAACCACCATTTACGACAATACTCCGGAAGAATATCTCTTCCTTTCAATGTTTAATACTGTAGGTGGAAGCACAGAGTATTCCAGCGGCGGCATCGCACTTTCCAACTGGAACATCCGCTCCAATCAGTCGGGAAATACCGGAGACTGGTGGTATTCTTATCTAAACCAATGTTCTGTCTATAACACTGCGGTGGAAGCGGAAGGACAGAATAAGGAAGCCGGGCACAGCGGTTCCAATTTCGGTGTCGTTTACGGATATGTGGATGCTTACAATCAGGCATGGATGGCTAAACCAGAATTTTATTTCAATGTTCCCCGGAAATTGGTCGGCCTGTGGATCTGCAACACCTCATACACTTATGGTGTCATTACTTATGGTAATCAGTTCGGTTCTACGGGGGTAGCGACTCCTCTGAAAGAGATGAAAGGGTATTTCCAAGTGAATCTGGAATGTTATGATGCGAATGGCGGTCTGATCCGCACTTACAAACGTCTTTTAGCCGATTATCGTAACGGCCAACAACAGGTTGATCCTATCACGACATGGGATTATTGGGAAATCAATGCCGAAGGGGTGCAAAGTGTGAAATTCAACTTCGAGGGTTCGGATTCGGGAGCATACGGTTTGAATACTCCGGCTTATATCTGTATTGATGATATCACCATACAATAA
- a CDS encoding PKD-like domain-containing protein encodes MHRFHYFIISACMLFTSCNKDEVITEEVGGQPIIELDSETGIYTVKVDHELTIAPTYQNVEDALFAWTIDGTLVSSGPSLQRTWNECGDFYVKLRVDNAEGYAEEELKVEVKELTPPVISLALPSQGLKVVRNTDYTFTPDIQHSDVEGFKIEWVREGKIVSTENTYTFNEKELGVYTVTINASNIDGTTTKDVSVEVVETMPYVVKFPTPSYLQTSTDRYTFADRPVFLRPLLEYFDNPRFEWSVDGQVMEGEVERMFKFTPSAPGEYTVSCTVSEDTPTEKISRNIDKGKTAVTATVKVVCVDKKEQDGFRASGSSKLWNKVYEYTPAPGQFINETSTIGGMTGNETSPEAAVAWATQRLKDKLHVSLGSFGGYIIVGFDHSIPNSGNQYDFCVQGNAFDGSSEPGIVWVMQDINGNGLPDDEWYELKGSEAGKEETIQNFEVTYYRPEGKKMDVQWISSDGRNGWVDYLSAYHTQDYYYPAWISENSYTLTGTCLAARNTQDSQTGYWDNQSYDWGYVDNFGNDQIEGGSTVDGSGQRNGFKISNAIHADGTEANLQYIDFIKIQCGVLAKSGWLGEVSTEVFSFEDLTK; translated from the coding sequence ATGCATCGTTTTCACTATTTTATTATTTCTGCCTGTATGCTGTTCACCTCCTGCAACAAGGATGAAGTCATTACCGAAGAAGTAGGAGGACAACCTATAATAGAACTTGACAGCGAGACCGGTATTTACACGGTCAAGGTCGATCACGAATTGACTATCGCCCCGACATACCAGAATGTTGAAGATGCTCTTTTTGCTTGGACGATAGACGGTACGCTGGTTTCTTCGGGTCCGTCTCTTCAACGTACATGGAATGAATGCGGGGATTTTTATGTCAAACTAAGAGTAGACAATGCGGAAGGCTATGCCGAAGAGGAACTGAAAGTAGAAGTGAAAGAACTCACCCCTCCGGTCATCTCACTGGCACTACCTTCGCAGGGGCTAAAAGTCGTCCGGAATACCGATTACACATTTACTCCCGATATTCAGCATTCGGATGTCGAAGGGTTCAAAATCGAATGGGTACGGGAAGGAAAAATCGTTTCCACCGAGAATACTTATACTTTCAATGAAAAAGAACTCGGTGTTTATACGGTGACAATCAACGCTTCCAATATAGATGGGACAACAACGAAAGACGTAAGCGTAGAGGTCGTGGAAACGATGCCCTACGTTGTCAAATTCCCGACCCCGTCTTACCTGCAAACATCCACGGACAGGTACACTTTTGCCGACCGTCCTGTTTTCCTGCGTCCGTTGTTGGAGTATTTCGACAATCCCCGTTTTGAGTGGAGTGTGGACGGTCAGGTCATGGAAGGAGAAGTGGAACGCATGTTCAAGTTCACGCCGTCCGCACCCGGAGAATACACCGTCTCCTGTACTGTGTCGGAAGACACACCGACGGAAAAAATAAGCAGGAATATCGACAAAGGGAAAACGGCTGTCACTGCCACCGTAAAAGTCGTTTGTGTGGACAAAAAGGAACAAGACGGCTTCCGGGCTTCGGGAAGTTCCAAGCTCTGGAATAAAGTCTATGAATATACCCCAGCTCCCGGCCAATTTATCAACGAGACGAGCACGATAGGCGGTATGACCGGCAACGAAACATCCCCTGAAGCGGCTGTCGCATGGGCAACACAGCGTTTGAAAGACAAACTGCACGTCTCTTTAGGTTCTTTCGGGGGTTATATCATCGTCGGCTTCGACCACAGTATTCCCAATTCGGGTAACCAATATGATTTCTGTGTTCAGGGGAACGCCTTTGACGGCAGTTCCGAACCGGGTATCGTATGGGTCATGCAAGATATAAACGGAAACGGATTGCCGGATGACGAGTGGTACGAACTGAAAGGATCTGAAGCAGGCAAGGAAGAAACAATACAGAATTTTGAAGTGACCTATTACCGTCCGGAAGGCAAAAAAATGGATGTCCAATGGATCAGTTCCGACGGTAGAAACGGCTGGGTAGACTATCTGTCCGCTTATCATACACAAGACTATTATTATCCGGCTTGGATTTCGGAAAACAGTTATACCCTGACAGGCACTTGTCTGGCCGCCCGCAACACCCAAGATTCTCAAACCGGTTATTGGGATAATCAGAGTTATGACTGGGGGTACGTGGATAATTTCGGAAACGACCAGATAGAAGGCGGCAGTACGGTGGATGGAAGCGGACAAAGGAACGGTTTCAAAATTTCCAATGCCATCCATGCCGATGGAACGGAAGCCAATCTGCAATATATTGACTTTATCAAAATACAATGCGGTGTTCTGGCCAAAAGCGGCTGGCTGGGCGAAGTTTCTACGGAGGTATTTTCTTTTGAGGATCTAACCAAATAA
- a CDS encoding YncE family protein, with translation MIRVLFFIRMTMSRTIQRICLFLFCLPVFGSCMKWDYGEMEDFSVSASGLFITNEGNFQYSNATLSYYDPATCEVENEVFYRANGFKLGDVAQSMVIRDGIGWIVVNNSHVIFAIDINTFKEVGRITGFTSPRYIHFLSDEKAYVTQIWDYRIFIINPKTYEITGYIECPDMDMESGSTEQMVQYGKYVYVNCWSYQNRILKIDTETDKVVDELTIGIQPTSLVMDKYNKMWTITDGGYEGSPYGYEAPSLYRIDAETFTVEKQFKFKLGDWPSEVQLNGTRDTLYWINNDIWRMPVEADRVPVRPFLEFRDTKYYGLTVNPNNGEVYVADAIDYQQQGIVYRYSPQGKLIDEFYVGIIPGAFCWK, from the coding sequence ATGATTCGGGTACTCTTTTTTATCCGAATGACAATGAGCAGAACAATACAACGGATTTGCCTTTTTCTTTTCTGCCTGCCAGTTTTCGGCAGTTGCATGAAATGGGATTACGGAGAGATGGAAGATTTCTCTGTATCGGCCTCTGGTCTTTTCATTACCAACGAGGGGAATTTCCAGTACAGCAATGCCACGCTTTCCTACTACGATCCCGCCACGTGCGAAGTGGAGAATGAAGTGTTTTACCGTGCCAACGGGTTCAAGTTGGGCGATGTGGCCCAGTCTATGGTTATCCGGGACGGTATAGGCTGGATCGTGGTGAACAACTCGCATGTGATTTTCGCCATCGACATCAATACTTTCAAGGAAGTGGGCCGTATCACAGGTTTCACCTCACCCCGGTATATCCATTTTCTGTCGGATGAGAAAGCCTATGTGACGCAGATATGGGACTACCGTATCTTCATCATCAACCCCAAGACATACGAGATTACCGGCTATATCGAATGTCCAGACATGGACATGGAATCGGGTTCCACCGAACAAATGGTACAATACGGCAAGTACGTCTATGTGAACTGCTGGTCGTACCAGAACCGCATCCTGAAAATCGACACGGAGACGGACAAGGTCGTGGACGAACTGACCATCGGCATACAACCTACTTCGCTGGTCATGGACAAATACAACAAGATGTGGACCATCACGGATGGCGGTTACGAGGGCAGCCCATACGGTTACGAGGCACCGTCTCTCTATCGTATAGACGCCGAGACTTTCACCGTAGAGAAACAGTTCAAGTTTAAGCTGGGCGACTGGCCTTCGGAAGTCCAGCTCAACGGTACACGGGATACACTTTACTGGATCAACAACGATATTTGGCGAATGCCGGTGGAAGCCGACCGTGTTCCCGTCCGGCCTTTTCTGGAGTTTCGGGACACCAAATACTACGGCCTTACGGTCAATCCCAACAACGGGGAGGTATATGTGGCCGACGCTATTGATTACCAGCAACAAGGTATCGTGTATCGCTATTCGCCGCAAGGCAAGCTGATCGATGAATTTTACGTGGGAATCATTCCGGGAGCTTTCTGCTGGAAATAA
- a CDS encoding TonB-dependent receptor plug domain-containing protein has translation MKRHLILLFVGVSLPFLLAAQQKNSVSITKRVLRIPEVTVVGKRPMKDIGVQRTRFDSIAMKENIALSMADVLTFNSSVFVKNYGRATLSTVAFRGTSPSHTQVTWNGMRINNPMLGMTDFSTIPSYFIDDASLLHGTSSVNETGGGLGGLVRLSTSPANHEGFGLQYVQGVGSFSTFDEFLRLTYGDKHWQSSTRVVYSSSPNDYKYRNRDKKENIYDEDKNIIGSYYPTERNRSGAYKDLHVLQEIYYNTGEGDKFGLNAWYINSNRELAMLSTDYGNDMDFENRQREQTFRGVLSWDRVREKWKVGVKGGYIHTWMAYDYKRDKGNGEMASMTRSRSKINTFYGSADGDYAPSEKWLFTAGVSVHQHLVESADKNIISQEGNKAVVGYDKGRVEFSGSVSAKWRPVDRFAASLVLREDMFGTEWAPVIPAFFIDGVLSKKGNIVAKASISRNYRFPTLNDLYFLPGGNPDLKSEHGFTYDVGLSFSVGKENVYALSGGINWFDSHIDDWIIWLPTTKGFFSPRNLKKVHAYGAETNAHLDIMLGKDWKLDMNGTFSWTPSINESEPMSPADQSVGKQLPYVPEFSATVTGRLSWRTWSLLYKWCYYSQRYTMSSNDYTLTGYLPPYFMNNVTLEKQLSFRWADLSLKGSINNLFDEEYLSVLSRPMPGINFEIFIGITPKFGKNKNSKR, from the coding sequence ATGAAAAGACATCTTATTCTATTGTTCGTGGGGGTAAGCCTGCCCTTTCTGCTTGCCGCCCAGCAGAAAAATTCCGTCAGCATTACCAAAAGGGTACTACGTATTCCGGAGGTTACGGTGGTGGGCAAACGACCTATGAAGGATATAGGCGTGCAACGAACCCGTTTCGATTCCATCGCCATGAAAGAGAACATCGCCTTGTCTATGGCCGATGTGCTGACATTCAACTCATCCGTTTTTGTCAAGAACTACGGACGCGCCACGTTATCCACCGTGGCTTTCCGGGGTACCTCTCCCTCGCATACCCAAGTGACGTGGAATGGTATGCGCATTAACAACCCGATGCTGGGCATGACGGATTTTTCCACCATCCCTTCTTACTTTATCGATGATGCCTCGCTGCTGCACGGAACGTCATCGGTAAACGAAACGGGCGGCGGCTTGGGTGGTCTGGTCAGGCTCTCCACTTCTCCGGCCAACCATGAAGGGTTCGGGTTGCAGTACGTGCAGGGAGTGGGGTCGTTCAGCACGTTCGACGAGTTTCTCCGCCTGACCTACGGTGACAAACACTGGCAGTCCTCCACCCGTGTGGTGTATTCCTCTTCCCCCAACGACTACAAATACCGAAACCGGGACAAGAAGGAAAACATCTATGACGAGGACAAGAACATCATCGGTTCCTATTACCCGACGGAACGCAACCGCAGCGGGGCTTATAAGGATCTGCACGTCTTGCAGGAAATTTATTATAACACGGGCGAAGGCGACAAGTTCGGGCTAAACGCCTGGTATATCAATTCCAACCGGGAACTGGCGATGCTCAGCACGGATTACGGGAACGACATGGACTTCGAGAACCGCCAAAGGGAGCAGACGTTTCGCGGCGTCCTCTCGTGGGATCGCGTGCGGGAGAAATGGAAGGTCGGTGTAAAAGGCGGCTATATACACACATGGATGGCCTATGATTACAAGCGGGACAAGGGAAACGGCGAAATGGCTTCGATGACCCGCTCACGCAGTAAGATTAACACGTTCTACGGAAGTGCGGACGGGGATTATGCTCCTTCAGAGAAATGGCTGTTCACGGCCGGTGTTTCCGTACACCAGCATTTGGTGGAAAGCGCGGACAAAAATATCATCTCGCAGGAAGGTAACAAGGCTGTTGTCGGGTATGACAAGGGACGTGTCGAGTTTTCCGGTTCCGTTTCTGCGAAATGGCGGCCTGTCGATCGTTTTGCCGCCTCGCTTGTCCTTCGCGAGGATATGTTCGGTACGGAATGGGCCCCGGTTATCCCGGCTTTCTTCATCGACGGGGTACTGTCGAAAAAAGGCAATATCGTGGCGAAAGCATCCATCTCCCGGAACTACCGTTTTCCCACGCTGAACGACCTCTATTTTCTGCCGGGCGGTAATCCCGACCTGAAAAGCGAGCACGGCTTCACATACGACGTGGGGTTGTCGTTCTCGGTGGGGAAAGAAAATGTATATGCTTTGAGCGGTGGTATCAACTGGTTCGATTCGCACATCGACGACTGGATCATCTGGCTACCCACAACCAAGGGATTCTTCTCCCCCAGAAACCTCAAAAAGGTACATGCTTACGGGGCAGAGACCAACGCCCACCTTGATATAATGCTCGGAAAGGACTGGAAACTGGATATGAACGGAACTTTCTCGTGGACTCCCTCGATCAACGAGAGCGAACCGATGAGTCCGGCAGACCAATCCGTCGGCAAACAGTTGCCATACGTGCCGGAGTTTTCCGCAACGGTGACCGGACGTCTGTCATGGCGGACATGGAGCCTGCTTTACAAATGGTGTTATTACAGCCAGCGTTATACCATGTCGAGTAATGACTATACCCTGACGGGCTATCTGCCCCCTTACTTCATGAATAACGTGACACTGGAAAAACAGCTCTCTTTCCGATGGGCCGATCTGTCGCTAAAGGGCAGCATCAACAACCTGTTCGATGAAGAATACCTTTCCGTATTGTCCCGTCCCATGCCGGGCATCAATTTCGAGATATTCATCGGCATAACACCCAAGTTCGGAAAAAACAAAAATAGTAAACGATAA
- a CDS encoding ABC transporter substrate-binding protein — translation MNALKNLSLILLLSLAFTGCHNKSSKINDFNLLLYAPEYASGFDIKGAGGKESVLITVRNPWQGADSVTTWLFIVRNGEEVPEGFAGQVLKGDAKRIVAMSSTHIAMLDAIGEVRCITGVSGIDYISNPDIQARRDSIGDVGYEGNINYELLLSLDPDLVLLYGVNGASAMESKLEELDIPFMYVGDYLEESPLGKAEWMVVLSEVTGKREKGEKAFAAIPVRYNALKKKVADSTLGTPSVMLNVPYGDSWFMPSTQSYVARLITDAGGRYIYQKNTGNASIPIDLEEAYLLASDADMWLNVGMANSLDDLKASCPKFTDTRCFKNGEVYNNNARTNTAGGNDYYESAVVNPDIVLRDLVKIFHPELVQEECVYYKQLK, via the coding sequence ATGAACGCATTAAAGAATTTAAGCCTGATTTTGTTGCTTTCTCTGGCATTTACAGGCTGCCACAACAAAAGCTCAAAAATCAATGATTTCAACCTGCTGCTTTATGCTCCCGAATATGCCTCCGGCTTCGACATCAAAGGGGCGGGCGGGAAGGAAAGTGTACTGATAACCGTCAGGAATCCCTGGCAGGGAGCGGACAGTGTAACCACATGGCTGTTTATCGTCCGCAACGGTGAAGAGGTTCCCGAAGGGTTTGCAGGACAGGTACTCAAAGGAGACGCCAAACGCATCGTGGCGATGTCTTCCACTCATATCGCCATGCTTGACGCAATCGGTGAAGTCCGGTGTATAACCGGCGTTTCGGGAATCGACTACATTTCCAACCCAGACATCCAAGCCCGCCGCGACAGTATTGGCGATGTCGGCTATGAAGGGAACATCAACTACGAGTTGCTGCTCTCGCTCGATCCCGACCTCGTTCTGCTCTATGGGGTGAACGGCGCAAGCGCAATGGAAAGCAAACTCGAAGAACTCGACATACCGTTCATGTATGTCGGCGATTATCTTGAAGAGTCGCCTCTCGGCAAGGCCGAATGGATGGTAGTGCTTTCAGAAGTCACAGGAAAACGTGAGAAGGGTGAAAAAGCCTTTGCCGCAATCCCGGTCAGATACAACGCCTTGAAAAAGAAAGTGGCCGACAGTACCCTCGGCACTCCTTCGGTTATGCTTAATGTTCCCTATGGCGACTCGTGGTTCATGCCTTCAACCCAAAGTTATGTAGCCCGCTTGATTACTGATGCGGGAGGCCGCTATATCTACCAGAAGAACACGGGAAACGCTTCTATCCCCATTGACTTAGAAGAAGCATATCTGCTCGCGTCGGATGCGGACATGTGGCTGAACGTGGGAATGGCGAACTCCCTTGACGACTTGAAGGCATCATGTCCGAAATTCACCGATACCCGATGTTTCAAAAATGGAGAGGTGTATAACAACAACGCCCGTACCAACACAGCCGGGGGTAACGACTATTACGAGTCTGCCGTCGTGAATCCTGACATCGTGCTCCGCGACCTCGTGAAGATATTCCATCCTGAACTGGTGCAGGAAGAGTGTGTGTATTACAAGCAACTGAAATAG
- a CDS encoding FecCD family ABC transporter permease — protein MRSRSTILFSILITLTVGLFLLDLAVGAVNIPIRDVWAALTGGNCSRATEKIVLNIRLIKAIVALLAGAALSVSGLQMQTLFRNPLAGPYVLGISSGASLGVALVVLAGIGSSIGIAGAAWVGAAVVLLVITAVGQRIKDIMVILILGMMFSSGVGAVVQILQYLSKEESLKAFVIWTMGALGDVTSGQLLILVPSVFAGLLLAVLTIKPLNLLLFGEEYAVTMGLNIRRSRSLLFLSTTLLAGTITAFCGPIGFIGLAMPHVTRMLFQNSDHHVLLPGTILSGASILLLCDIISKIFTLPINAITALLGIPIVVWVVLRNKSITA, from the coding sequence ATGCGTTCCCGTTCGACTATATTATTCTCCATATTGATTACGCTCACGGTCGGTCTTTTTTTACTGGACTTGGCCGTGGGAGCTGTCAACATTCCGATCCGCGATGTATGGGCAGCACTGACCGGGGGAAATTGTTCCCGTGCCACGGAAAAAATCGTACTCAACATACGCCTCATAAAAGCTATAGTGGCACTGTTGGCCGGGGCTGCCTTATCGGTCAGCGGTCTTCAGATGCAGACCCTCTTCCGTAATCCTCTTGCCGGTCCCTATGTCCTTGGCATCAGTTCCGGTGCAAGTCTCGGTGTGGCACTTGTGGTACTTGCCGGGATCGGTTCATCAATAGGCATTGCCGGAGCAGCGTGGGTGGGTGCGGCTGTCGTGTTGCTCGTGATAACTGCCGTCGGACAGCGAATAAAAGACATCATGGTAATCCTGATTCTGGGCATGATGTTCTCATCGGGCGTAGGTGCTGTCGTGCAGATATTGCAGTACCTCAGCAAAGAGGAATCGCTGAAAGCCTTTGTCATTTGGACGATGGGGGCTTTGGGTGACGTCACCTCCGGACAACTTCTGATTCTTGTTCCATCGGTGTTTGCCGGACTGCTGTTGGCGGTACTGACCATCAAACCGCTTAACCTCCTGCTGTTCGGAGAGGAATATGCCGTAACAATGGGACTGAATATTCGGCGTTCACGCAGCCTGTTGTTTCTCTCGACAACGCTGCTCGCCGGAACGATAACCGCTTTTTGCGGTCCGATAGGTTTCATAGGTCTCGCTATGCCTCATGTCACAAGAATGCTTTTCCAAAATAGCGATCATCATGTCCTTCTGCCCGGAACAATTCTTTCGGGAGCATCGATATTGCTTCTTTGCGACATCATTTCTAAAATATTCACCTTGCCGATCAACGCCATTACAGCTCTATTGGGAATCCCAATCGTCGTATGGGTGGTTTTACGCAACAAATCCATCACCGCATGA
- a CDS encoding ABC transporter ATP-binding protein, which produces MIELQHFSIGYKENSLLHEVNATIKKGQLTALIGRNGTGKSTLLRAIAGLNRCYSGKIILDGHDIACMKTEDMAKTLAVVTTERTRIANLRCKDVVAIGRAPYTNWIGRMQETDKEIVMQSLISVGMEAYANRTMDKMSDGECQRVMIARALAQDTPIILLDEPTSFLDMPNRYELVALLRRLVHDEKKCIMFSTHELDIALSMCDSIALLDTPNLSCLTASEMQKSGYIDRLFQNENIRFDSLCGTMILKQ; this is translated from the coding sequence ATGATAGAATTACAGCATTTTTCCATAGGTTACAAAGAAAACTCGTTGCTCCACGAGGTAAATGCCACGATAAAAAAAGGTCAACTGACAGCCCTTATCGGAAGAAACGGGACAGGAAAATCGACGTTGCTCCGCGCCATAGCCGGTCTGAACCGGTGTTATTCCGGAAAAATCATTCTCGACGGGCACGACATCGCCTGCATGAAAACCGAAGATATGGCAAAAACGCTGGCTGTCGTCACGACCGAGCGCACGCGCATCGCCAACCTGCGGTGCAAGGATGTCGTAGCCATAGGCCGTGCTCCTTATACCAACTGGATAGGTAGGATGCAAGAAACAGATAAGGAGATAGTCATGCAATCGCTCATTTCGGTGGGAATGGAGGCTTATGCAAACCGCACGATGGATAAAATGTCGGATGGCGAATGCCAGCGTGTGATGATTGCTCGTGCATTGGCACAGGATACTCCTATCATTCTCCTTGATGAACCGACTTCCTTTCTTGACATGCCTAATCGCTACGAACTTGTGGCGTTGCTTCGTAGGCTTGTCCACGACGAGAAAAAATGTATCATGTTCTCGACACATGAACTTGACATCGCGTTGTCCATGTGCGATTCGATAGCATTGTTAGATACCCCGAATTTAAGTTGCTTGACCGCGTCTGAAATGCAGAAAAGCGGATACATTGACAGACTTTTCCAAAATGAAAACATCCGTTTCGACTCCTTATGCGGTACAATGATTTTGAAACAATGA
- a CDS encoding DUF2284 domain-containing protein — protein sequence MSIYTVENFTSDITVEGYIAEFRDEPHFLELCKQCTNYGKSWGCPPFDFDTESFLRQYKYAHLMATKIIPEDKDIPIEYTQKLILPERIRIESELLDMERKYGGRSFAYIGKCLHCSDNECTRNCGTPCRHPEKVRPSLEAFGFDIAKTLSELFNIELLWGKDGKLPEYLVLVSGFFHNEYELCNIAY from the coding sequence ATGAGTATATACACTGTAGAAAATTTTACTTCAGACATCACTGTTGAAGGATATATCGCCGAATTCCGTGACGAACCACATTTTCTTGAACTTTGCAAACAATGTACCAATTACGGTAAAAGTTGGGGGTGTCCTCCATTTGATTTTGATACGGAATCGTTTCTCCGACAATACAAGTATGCACATCTTATGGCAACGAAGATAATCCCTGAAGACAAAGATATTCCGATTGAATATACACAAAAACTCATTTTACCGGAACGGATACGAATCGAGAGCGAATTATTGGATATGGAACGGAAATATGGAGGGCGTTCATTTGCCTATATAGGTAAATGTCTTCACTGCTCAGATAACGAGTGTACGCGTAACTGCGGCACACCATGCCGACACCCGGAAAAAGTGCGTCCGTCACTCGAAGCCTTCGGATTTGACATAGCCAAAACGCTTTCTGAACTTTTTAACATCGAACTTCTTTGGGGAAAGGATGGCAAATTACCTGAATATCTTGTTCTCGTAAGCGGATTTTTTCATAATGAATACGAACTTTGCAACATAGCATACTAA